A window of the Saccharomyces eubayanus strain FM1318 chromosome II, whole genome shotgun sequence genome harbors these coding sequences:
- the EMC10 gene encoding Emc10p — translation MLMRLLRVISLAGVVFGADVLQLSYSDDKKNTIPLGTFEIDSTGSGNVTVTTVDLRDVQVAGSYCLNAEIEGKLDMPCFSYMKLETPLRYDLIVDVDENDAVNQVSLSYNDKNDAIVGVVRYPEEGASAPVAKLKKKTKTYADKKASNSKDGSTAQFEEDEEVKEVSWFQKNWKMLVIGLLIYNFVAGSLKKQAQTGEAKKD, via the coding sequence ATGTTGATGCGGTTGTTGCGAGTTATCTCTTTGGCCGGGGTGGTCTTCGGCGCTGATGTTTTGCAATTAAGTTATTCAGatgacaagaagaacactATTCCGTTAGGAACCTTTGAAATCGACAGCACAGGCAGTGGAAACGTCACAGTCACAACTGTTGATTTGCGAGACGTCCAAGTGGCCGGATCGTACTGCTTAAATGCAGAAATTGAAGGTAAACTAGATATGCCATGTTTCAGCTACATGAAACTAGAGACGCCATTAAGATACGATTTGATTGTGGATGTGGACGAAAATGATGCGGTCAATCAGGTCTCTCTTTCATACAATGACAAGAATGACGCAATTGTTGGTGTTGTAAGGTACCCAGAGGAAGGGGCAAGTGCACCAGTGGctaaattaaagaaaaagaccaAGACTTATGCTGACAAGAAAGCTAGTAATAGCAAGGATGGAAGCACTGCgcaatttgaagaagatgaagaagttaaGGAGGTTTCTTGGTTCCAGAAGAACTGGAAAATGTTAGTTATTGGTTTATTAATCTATAACTTCGTTGCGGGTTCCttgaagaaacaagcaCAAACCGGTGAAGCTAAGAAAGACTGA
- the PST1 gene encoding Pst1p — protein MKLQSLIASSALLITSALAASASSSSSQPPSSCSISSHATATAQSDLDKYSGCETLVGNLTIGGGLKTGALANVKKIKGSLTIFNATKLTSFAADSLQSITDSLNLQSLTILTSASFGSLESVDSISLITLPAISSFTSNIKSANNIYISDTSLQSVDGFSVLKKVNVFNVNNNKLLTSIKSPVEAVTDALQFSFNGNQTKIIFDDLVWANNISLTDVHSASFASLKKINSSLGFINNSISSLNFTKLNTVGQTFSIVSNSELKNLSFSNLTTIGGALVIANNTHLQKIDGFNNLTTIGGTLEVIGNFTVLDLNSLKSVKGGADVESKSSNFSCNALKALQKKGEIKGDSFVCKNGATSTSVKLSSTSKQQSSQTTSKTSSKSEERKFTAGDVKAAVSASSAASSSSKSSKGNAAIVAPISQVTTLIGLLTATIMSLI, from the coding sequence ATGAAACTACAGTCGTTGATCGCTTCGTCCGCCCTCTTAATAACGTCCGCTCTCGCTGCTTCGGCatcctcctcttcttcccaACCACCCTCTTCCTGTTCTATAAGCTCGCATGCTACAGCTACAGCGCAGAGCGATTTGGACAAGTATAGCGGTTGCGAAACACTGGTGGGAAACCTCACAATTGGCGGTGGCTTGAAGACAGGTGCTTTGGCCAACgtcaagaaaataaaaggtTCGCTCACTATATTCAACGCTACAAAACTAACTTCATTCGCTGCGGATTCTTTACAGTCCATCACGGATTCTTTGAACCTGCAAAGTCTGACCATTCTGACTTCTGCTTCCTTCGGGTCTCTGGAAAGCGTCGACAGTATAAGTCTGATTACTCTCCCCGCAATTTCTAGTTTCACCTCCAACATCAAATCTGCTAACAATATCTACATCTCTGACACGTCGCTGCAATCTGTCGATGGGTTttctgttttgaaaaaagtcaaCGTCTTCAACGTAAATAACAATAAGCTGCTGACCTCGATCAAGTCTCCTGTCGAAGCTGTGACGGACGCTCTGCAATTCTCGTTCAACGGTAACCAAACAAAGATCATCTTCGATGACCTGGTTTGGGCAAACAATATCAGTTTGACCGACGTGCACtctgcttcttttgctagtttgaaaaagattaaCTCTTCATTGGGTTTCATCAATAATTCCATCTCTAGTTTAAATTTCACTAAACTAAACACAGTGGGCCAGACCTTCAGCATCGTCTCCAATAGTGAGTTGAAAAACTTATCCTTCTCTAACTTGACAACCATCGGTGGTGCTCTTGTCATTGCCAATAACACACActtacaaaaaattgatggTTTCAACAATCTAACCACCATTGGCGGTACTCTGGAAGTCATTGGCAATTTCACAGTTTTGGATTTGaactctttgaaatctgTCAAGGGTGGTGCCGATGTTGAATCCAAATCAAGCAACTTCTCCTGTAACGCTTTGAAAGCCTTGCAGAAGAAGGGCGAAATCAAAGGTGACTCGTTTGTTTGCAAGAACGGTGCCACTTCTACGTCTGTCAAACTATCATCCACCTCCAAACAGCAATCGAGCCAAACAACTTCCAAGACCTCTTCCAAATCTGAGGAAAGAAAGTTCACCGCTGGCGATGTCAAAGCTGCTGTTTCTGCATCCAGCGCTGCCAGTTCAAGCTCAAAGAGCTCTAAGGGCAACGCTGCCATTGTGGCCCCAATCTCCCAAGTTACTACATTGATTGGGCTTTTGACCGCTACCATCATGTCCCTGATATAA
- the YOS9 gene encoding Yos9p — protein sequence MQTKTIHSLSIIPALIQLVSSLLAPIADPIVSNKYLISYVNENQWNDRILQNQSAMDSGSIVNMGGNFECFIQDASSQFKDVLEKSSEYGNAEKKALLTDTLNQGVKTIFDKLNGQCIFYQAGFWIYEYCPGKEFVQFHAQINTQTGEFVNRDESLVFGLGKSKESLDEREFELLYDDVGYYISEIIGSGDRCDKTGAERMVEIQYVCGGSNSGPATIQWVRETKICVYEAQVAIPELCNLELLAKNEDQKNASPILCKTSRTNGGNSVDLITQNEPIFLGNGIYFLRPYNTHERVKLMVTDKVMSNWDMITDIYYQKFGNAINKMLGLELVSLPNGHILQPGDSCIWLAEIVDIEGQFQTILSLSIFNSQRAEMSFNKTLTFDGVNGNFISYKIRDPDEPVESSQLDNSDEENRVIENTQLEERLIGSSNELFTKLSKEITEVKELLNQIVGPQEMELILENMRNIQPNSDFELALMNGLKSSLVIGNDVDEAKQVKIGEDGSIKGTKDNTESSTQMEELNDVGQKKESMANGKTSIDREVSEEIDLPGKDVRNEAADILVEHDEL from the coding sequence ATGCAGACTAAAACTATACATTCCTTGAGCATAATTCCGGCTCTGATACAACTGGTGTCATCATTGCTAGCACCCATCGCGGATCCAATAGTATCGAACAAATACCTCATATCGTATGTCAATGAGAACCAGTGGAACGATAGAATATTACAGAATCAGTCTGCCATGGACTCGGGGTCTATTGTAAATATGGGGGGTAATTTTGAGTGTTTTATACAGGATGCGAGTTCCCAGTTCAAGGATGTATTGGAAAAATCAAGTGAATATGGAaatgctgaaaagaaagcgtTGTTAACCGACACTTTAAATCAAGGCGTGAAGACCATTTTTGACAAATTAAATGGACAATGCATTTTCTACCAAGCCGGTTTTTGGATTTATGAGTATTGTCCAGGCAAAGAGTTTGTTCAGTTTCATGCCCAAATAAATACGCAAACTGGCGAATTCGTGAATCGAGACGAGTCCTTAGTGTTCGGATTGGGCAAATCGAAGGAAAGTTTAGACGAGAGAGAATTTGAGTTACTTTATGACGATGTAGGATATTACATTAGTGAGATCATAGGCTCGGGTGATAGATGCGATAAGACCGGAGCTGAAAGAATGGTTGAAATCCAATACGTCTGTGGTGGTTCAAACTCTGGACCAGCAACCATCCAATGGGtaagagaaacaaaaatctgTGTTTATGAAGCTCAAGTCGCCATTCCTGAATTGTGCAATTTGGAATTACTGGCTAAAAATgaagatcaaaaaaacgCTTCTCCAATACTTTGCAAAACGTCTCGCACTAATGGTGGTAACTCTGTTGATCTTATTACTCAAAATGAACCGATTTTCCTGGGAAATggaatatattttttaagGCCTTATAATACTCATGAAAGAGTCAAGTTAATGGTCACTGACAAAGTGATGTCAAACTGGGATATGATTACAGACATATATTACCAAAAATTCGGGAATGCTATCAACAAAATGCTTGGTTTGGAATTGGTGTCGTTGCCTAACGGACATATTCTCCAGCCTGGTGATTCATGTATTTGGTTGGCAGAAATAGTTGACATTGAAGGCCAGTTTCAAACCATTTTATCGTTGAGCATATTTAATTCACAGAGAGCAGAGATGTCCTTCAACAAGACCCTTACATTTGATGGGGTTAATGGAAACTTTATATCTTACAAAATCAGGGACCCAGATGAGCCAGTTGAGTCCAGCCAATTAGACAATTCGGATGAAGAGAATAGAGTCATAGAAAACACCCAGCTAGAGGAACGATTAATTGGCTCCAGTAATGAGCTATTCACAAAACTTTCTAAAGAAATAACTGAAGTGAAAGAGTTACTGAACCAAATTGTCGGACCACAAGAAATGGAATTAATACTCGAAAATATGAGGAATATTCAACCGAATAGTGATTTCGAACTCGCGTTAATGAACGGGTTGAAATCGTCGCTAGTTATCGGCAACGACGTTGATGAAGCAAAACAGGTCAAAATTGGCGAAGATGGAAGCATAAAGGGCACCAAGGATAATACAGAATCATCTACCCAAATGGAAGAACTTAACGACGTCggtcaaaagaaagaaagcatGGCGAATGGTAAAACTTCAATTGACCGTGAGGTATCggaagaaattgatttaCCAGGAAAAGATGTGAGAAATGAAGCAGCTGATATCCTTGTTGAGCATGATGAGCTTTAG
- the TGL2 gene encoding triglyceride lipase yields MLDNDKAQDVTIDSLILSDSYTPPKNPIVFCHGLSGFDRLILIPSVFQLTTLISNSIAHNMTENFMKDGEDESDTKYPNLVEIEYWIGVKKFLQSKGCTVITTKVPGFGSIEERATALDAQLRKEVQKIDSKDKRHSLNLIAHSMGGLDCRYLISNIKNRGYDILSLTTISTPHRGSEMADYVVDLFENLNSLRVPQKILPISFYQLTTTYMKYFNLVTPNSPKVSYFSYGCSFVPKWYNVFCTPWKIVYQRSKGRPNDGLVTIDSSRWGEYRGTLKGMDHLDVINWKNKLQDDWSKYFHTNTIEEKIDILNFYLKITDDLAKKGF; encoded by the coding sequence ATGTTGGATAACGATAAAGCCCAAGATGTAACAATAGATTCTCTAATACTTTCTGATTCATATACACCCCCAAAAAATCCGATTGTATTCTGCCATGGCTTATCAGGATTTGATAGATTAATTCTAATTCCTTCAGTGTTTCAATTGACAACTCTAATCTCCAATTCAATAGCGCACAATATGACAGAAAATTTCATGAAAGATGGGGAAGATGAAAGCGATACGAAATATCCAAATTTAGTAGAGATTGAATACTGGATTGGtgtgaaaaaatttcttcaatcCAAAGGATGCACTGTGATCACCACGAAAGTGCCAGGGTTTGGTAgtattgaagaaagagcAACGGCCTTGGACGCTCAGTTACGAAAAGAAGTACAGAAGATCGATTCGAAGGATAAGCGACATTCGTTGAATTTAATCGCACATTCAATGGGGGGATTGGATTGCCGATATTTAATATccaatatcaaaaacagAGGTTACGATATTCTGAGTTTGACCACTATTTCCACTCCTCACAGGGGGTCGGAGATGGCGGATTACGTGGTCGACCTTTTCGAAAACTTAAACTCCTTACGTGTGCCTCAGAAGATACTGCCCATAAGTTTCTACCAGCTGACCACAACCTatatgaaatattttaattTGGTTACACCGAATAGTCCAAAAGTCTCTTATTTTTCGTATGGTTGCTCTTTTGTACCTAAATGGTACAATGTTTTTTGCACACCCTGGAAAATTGTTTATCAGAGGTCGAAAGGACGACCCAATGATGGTTTGGTAACTATAGATAGTAGTAGATGGGGAGAGTATAGAGGAACCTTAAAAGGTATGGATCATTTGGACGTGATTAActggaaaaataaattgCAAGATGATTGGAGTAAATATTTCCATACTAATACTATTGAGGAAAAAATCGATATCTTGAACTTTTATTTAAAGATCACTGACGATCTGGCAAAGAAAGgcttttga
- the CDC34 gene encoding SCF E2 ubiquitin-protein ligase catalytic subunit CDC34, whose amino-acid sequence MSSRKSTASSLLLRQYRELTDPKKAIPSFHIELEDDSNIFIWNIGVMVLNEDSIYHGGFFKAQMRFPEDFPFSPPQFRFTPAIYHPNVYRDGRLCISILHQSGDPMTDEPDAETWSPVQTVESVLISIVSLLEDPNINSPANVDAAVDYRKNPEQYKQRVKMEVERSKQDIPKGFVMPTSESAYISQSKLDEPESNKDMADNFWYDSDLDDDENGSAILQDDDYGGDDGNSHVPFDDDDVYNYNDEDDDDERIEFEDDDDDDDDSIDNDSVMDRKQPHKAEDESEDVEDVERVSKKI is encoded by the coding sequence ATGAGCAGTCGCAAAAGCACCGCTTCCAGCTTGTTGTTACGACAATACAGAGAACTGACAGACCCCAAAAAGGCcattccttcttttcatataGAGCTGGAAGATGATTCTAACATCTTTATTTGGAACATAGGTGTCATGGTACTAAATGAGGACTCTATTTATCATGGCGGGTTTTTCAAGGCCCAAATGAGGTTTCCAGAAGATTTTCCCTTCTCTCCACCGCAGTTTCGTTTCACCCCAGCCATCTACCATCCAAACGTCTACAGGGATGGTAGGCTTTGTATTTCTATTCTCCACCAAAGCGGGGATCCTATGACTGACGAGCCAGATGCTGAAACGTGGTCCCCCGTGCAGACCGTGGAAAGTGTCTTGATCTCTATAGTGTCTTTATTAGAAGACCCTAACATCAACTCGCCTGCCAACGTGGACGCTGCTGTTGACTATAGGAAGAACCCCGAACAGTACAAACAAAGAGTGAAAATGGAGGTGGAGAGATCGAAACAAGATATCCCTAAGGGTTTCGTAATGCCCACTTCCGAATCAGCTTACATATCCCAAAGTAAACTAGATGAGCCAGAATCAAATAAGGATATGGCAGATAATTTCTGGTACGATAGCGATTTGGATGACGACGAAAACGGGTCTGCCATTCTACAAGATGACGATTATGGTGGTGATGACGGAAATAGTCATGTCCCGttcgatgatgacgacgtTTATAATTACAATGACGAggatgatgacgatgaaagAATCGAGTTCgaagacgatgacgacgatgatgatgacagTATAGATAACGACAGCGTCATGGATAGGAAACAGCCTCACAAGGCCGAGGATGAAAGCGAAGACGTAGAAGATGTAGAAAgagtttcaaagaaaatataa